GCCGGCGTCGTATTCGTCGAACACCAGCGCGGTCGGCGTCTGCAGCGCCCAGGGCAGCAGGCCTTCACGGAATTCGGTGACCTGAAGGCCATCGCGCAGCACGATCGCGTCGCGCCCGATCAGGTCGATACGGCTGATGTGGGCATCCAGGTTGATGCGGATGCACGGCCACTTCAGCCGCGCCGCGATCTGTTCGATATGCGTCGACTTGCCGGTGCCGTGATAGCCCTGGACCATCACGCGGCGGTTGTAGGCAAAGCCCGCCAGGATCGCCAGCGTGGTGTCCGGATCGAAGACGTAGCCTTCGTCCAGATCGGGCACGCGTTCGTCCGCTTCGGAGAAGGCGGGTACCTTCATGTCGATATCGATGCCAAAAACTTCGCGCGCGTCGATCGTCGTGTCCGGCGCGGGAAGCACGGTGGTGGCTCGGCTGTCGGGCTGGATGTTCGGAATATCGGTCATCGCGACATCGCCTATACGCCCGCGCGCGCGGCTGCAACACGATTTCCGGCCCGGTCGCGCAAGTCGAGCGGTTTGGGAACGCGACGAAACGGTCGGTCCGGCGCTTGCACCATACCAACCGGTTGGTATGGTCGTGTCATGGTTCCGAATCGACCCTTCCGGCCCACGCCTACCAACGCGAAGGAGAAGCTGCTGGAAGCGGCGGTGCTGCTGGTGCGCGGGAACGGCTTCGCGGCCACGTCGGTGGACCAGCTTTGCGCGCAGGCGGGGGTGACCAAGGGGGCGTTCTTCCATCACTTCGCCTCGAAAGAGGCGCTGGGCGTGGCGGCGGCGGATTACTGGAGCGAGTGCACCGGCGCGTTCTTCGCCGAAGCGCCGTTCCACCATCATCCCGATCCGGTGGACCGAGTTCTGGGCTATATCGACCTGCGGCTGGCGCTGATCGGCGGGCCGGTGGAATCGTTCAGCTGCGTGGCGGGAACGATGGTGCAGGAAGCGTTCCGCTCCAGCGTGGCGATCCGCATCGCCTGCGAGGCCAGCATCATGGGCAACGCCAGGGCGCTGGAGGCGGACATCGCCGAGGCCATGGTCCAGCGCGGCGTGACGGGAACGACCGCCGAAAGCCTGTCGCGCCATGTGCAGGTAGTCATCCAGGGTGCGTTCGTCGTGGCCAAGACGCAGGAGGAAAGCGCCGCACCGGACATGGCGCGCGATGCGTTGCGGCACTTGCGGCGCTATTTCGAGTTCCTGTTCCGGGTCCCGCAAGAGAGGAGCGCAGACCAGTGACGCGCATGATATTCGTCAACCTGCCCGTGGCCGACCTCGGTCGCGCCCGCCGCTTCTACGAGGCGGTCGGTTTCACCAACGAACCCCGCTTCACCGACGAGACCGCCGCCGCGATGGTATGGAGCGATGCGATTTACGTGATGCTGCTGACGCACGAGAAGTGGGCATCGTTCACCGATCGCCCGATCCCCGCGGCCGGATCGAGCGAGGTGGCGCTCGCGCTGGCGCTCGACGGGCGCGATGCGGTGGATGCCTTTGTCGAAAAGGCCGGCGCGAACGGTGGTCTCGTCGATGTAAACCCGGTGCAGGACCATGGCTTCATGTACGGCCGCGACGTGACCGATCCCGACGGACACGTCTGGGGGCCGTTCTGGATGGACCCGATGGTGGCCAGCGGAGAAGCGCCGCCAATCTGAAACGACGCATGACAAAAGGCCTCACGCCGGGCCGAAATGGGAGAGAGACATGGCCTATAGTGCGCCTCGTCCCGGATGGTCCGGGGTGCATATGACTGGAATGCAAAGGAGAAAGGAGGAATTGAACGAATGCCTTGCCCTCTGCTGTGAGGGGGCATGAGCCCAAGCGGCGGTGACCTGCCGTCAACTGGCAGGGTGACGTAGCCCGCAGGTAAAGGGGATTGAGGCGAAGCCGTTACGCCGAGATGGTCCCCGAGGCTGTAGCGCTGGAAGGTTGAGGAACACGAACCGGTTAATCCGCATCCGAGGGCTGAAATGTCGCCTTCGCCTACACGGCTTAACAGGCGGAATGCTGATGATGGCGCCGGAGACGTATGTCGGCGGCATCCGAATGCGGGCGTATATGTAGGTCGCCCGCATGGAGCCATGGAGAGAATGCAGCCAGGCCATGGCATCGGCATCGACTTGCGGGACGCAAGGACAAGGACTGCGACCGGCAGCCTCCCCAGCGCGCGAAAGTCCAGCATATGAACGAGGGAAGGCATGATGGAATGCCAAGGGAGTTGGCCCCGATGTCCACCATGCTGGCGGAGTCCCCGTAGTAGTCCGCGACAGGGAAAGCCTGTCACATGGCGAAGGGGGACAGTTCAATCAGCTTGAAGTGCAAACTACCTGACCAAACGAGGTGAAGACCTTTGATAATCAGCGAAATGCAGCACAAGCTCGCGACGTGGGCCGAGAGCGACCAGAACCGCAAGTTCGATCGCCTTCTCCGGCTCATTGCCGATCGGGCGTGGCTTGCCGAGGCGGCTCGGATCGTGCTGGCGTCGAGTGGCGCCAATACGCCGGGCATCGACGGAATGGACAAGCAACGGATGCAGGCCGGATTGGCAGAACAGCTGGCCAGTCTGCGAACGGACTTGCTGACGGGGAGTTATCACCCGCAGCCGGTCAGGCGAATCTATATCCCGAAAGCCAATGGCAAGAAACGACCACTGGGTATCCCGACCCTGCAGGACCGCATCGTCCAGCGCGCGATGCTGATGGCCATGGAGCC
The Novosphingobium sp. EMRT-2 genome window above contains:
- a CDS encoding TetR/AcrR family transcriptional regulator → MVPNRPFRPTPTNAKEKLLEAAVLLVRGNGFAATSVDQLCAQAGVTKGAFFHHFASKEALGVAAADYWSECTGAFFAEAPFHHHPDPVDRVLGYIDLRLALIGGPVESFSCVAGTMVQEAFRSSVAIRIACEASIMGNARALEADIAEAMVQRGVTGTTAESLSRHVQVVIQGAFVVAKTQEESAAPDMARDALRHLRRYFEFLFRVPQERSADQ
- a CDS encoding VOC family protein; the encoded protein is MTRMIFVNLPVADLGRARRFYEAVGFTNEPRFTDETAAAMVWSDAIYVMLLTHEKWASFTDRPIPAAGSSEVALALALDGRDAVDAFVEKAGANGGLVDVNPVQDHGFMYGRDVTDPDGHVWGPFWMDPMVASGEAPPI